One genomic segment of Actinoplanes ianthinogenes includes these proteins:
- a CDS encoding HAD family hydrolase → MIRAVIVDFDDTLCMTEAASFDLENEVLAQMGRPPMSREVHLATWGEKLLDAMPHRSPGLDLDRFAELFPILNQKYLADGRLDVIPPENLRALDRLVLSGRTVTLLTSRTGPEVAHLLEPDHLLASRVTGAYHQDNTRFHKPDPRVFDELLAETGLRPEQCVYVGDSPGDAVAAGGAGIRFVACLQSGVRRLDDFDPRHVTATVDTFPEIVPVIESL, encoded by the coding sequence ATGATCCGAGCAGTGATCGTGGACTTCGACGACACCCTGTGCATGACCGAGGCGGCCTCCTTCGACCTGGAGAACGAGGTGCTCGCCCAGATGGGCCGGCCGCCCATGTCACGCGAGGTGCACCTGGCCACCTGGGGTGAGAAGCTGCTCGACGCCATGCCGCACCGCTCCCCCGGCCTGGACCTGGACCGGTTCGCCGAGCTGTTCCCGATCCTCAACCAGAAATACCTGGCCGACGGGCGGCTCGACGTGATCCCGCCGGAGAACCTGCGCGCCCTGGACCGGCTGGTCCTGAGCGGCCGGACGGTCACCCTGCTCACCTCCCGGACCGGGCCGGAGGTGGCGCACCTGCTCGAACCCGACCATCTCCTGGCCTCGCGGGTCACCGGGGCCTATCACCAGGACAACACCCGGTTCCACAAGCCGGACCCGCGTGTCTTCGACGAGCTGCTCGCCGAGACCGGGCTGCGCCCGGAGCAGTGCGTTTACGTCGGCGACTCCCCCGGCGACGCCGTGGCGGCCGGCGGCGCGGGCATCCGCTTCGTAGCCTGCCTGCAGAGCGGCGTGCGCCGCCTCGACGACTTCGACCCGCGGCACGTGACCGCCACGGTCGACACGTTCCCCGAGATCGTCCCCGTCATCGAGTCCCTGTGA